A region of the Litchfieldia alkalitelluris genome:
TTTTGTGATAGAATGCGAATGCGAGATAAAATCTTACAACAATACATTAAGGTGGTGTAGTATTGTGAATCAAGACTGGCAAATAGCTACAGATTCCTTATCACAAATAAAAATTTCTTCCAACCCAAATAATGAACCCGTATCAATTAGTGGAAATGCTGAAAAGTTAAGGTGTATTGGGGTTGGAACAGATGCTGCTGTTTTTCAACATAATGATCTTCCGGCATACGCATTTAAAATTTATGCAAACGATAAAAGCGGTAAAATTAAAATAGAGGCCGAAGTTTACAATATCTTAGGATCTTCACCTTATTTTTCAACATGTTATGCGTCGAATGACCATTTTTTAGTCTTAAGTTATGAAGAAGGAATAACGCTTTTTGACTGCATCCTTCAGGGAATACATATTTCAGAGCAGGTAGTTGAGGATGTGGAAAAGGCGAGAGCATATGTGCGTGAGCAGGGGCTTAATCCTCGTGATATTCATCTGAAAAATATTTTACTTCAAAATGGAAGAGCTAAAATTCTCGATGTTTCTGAATATATCAAGCCAGGAAATGATTATCGTTGGGAGCATTTGAAAAAGGGATATGAGGAATATTATCACCTTATAGATGGGAAATCTGTTCCATTTTGGTTAGTAGAAACTGTCCGGAAATGGTATAACCAGTGGAACAAGTATTCTTCTTCATTTGAGGAGTTTATGAATAACGTAATGAAAAATACACCGTTTAGACGTTAGTTTTTTTTGAATTAACATGATCAAATTAGGTAATTAGCCTTAATAGAAAACAAAGACATTCTTTTTTTGTGATGAAGTCAAGAAAGCAGTTAGAAAAAGGGGTATAAAACATGGGTACTTTTATTATCTGGGTATTGCTTTTGGTTGTCGGAGGTGTAGGTGGTGTAGCTCTTTGTAGCATATTTGCAGGAAATGAAATGATTACTGGTTATGCAATCATGTTAGGGATGTGTGTCGTGTTATTAAGTGCGATTTTTTTTCAGTTAAATTTAATGCATAGAGATAAGAATTAAGGTTAATTATGTAATTGCAAAAATAGTTCATAAGTAATTTAGAGTAAAGCCAATGCAATACAAATAGTAAATTTACATATGCTTGTGGTGGATGGAGTACATTCTCTCTAGGAAGGTGAGCAGAGTGAAACAGAGGATTTACATTACTAGAAAAATATCGAATGAAATTGTTGAATGGTTAAAACAATTTGTTGATGTGAAGATGTGGATGGAAGAAGAAACACCGGTTCCCCGTGCAATTTTACAAAAAGAAATAAGGGAAGTTGATGGACTTTATTGTTTATTAACTGAGCAGGTTGATCGAGAGTTAATCAATCAAGCAAATAATCTGAAAGTGATCAGTAATATGGCTGTTGGCTATAACAATATTGATATCGAATATGCAGCTAAAAAGGGAATTGCTGTTACAAATACACCTGGGGTTCTGACTGAAACAACGGCTGATTTAACTTTTTCCCTTTTAATGGCGACAGCGCGAAGGTTAGGTGAGGCGGAACAATTTCTACGAGAAGGTAAGTGGACAACCTGGTCACCCATGTTATTAACAGGGCAAGATATTTATGGAACAACACTCGGAATCATTGGCTTAGGTAGGATCGGGGAAGCAGTTGCAAGACGAGCAAAGGGCTTTGGTATGAAAATTATTTATTATAATCGAAATAGGAAGCCTAATGTTGAAAGAGAATTAAATCTGACTTATTATCCTTTTGAGGAATTGCTGAAAACCGCTGACTATATTTGTATACTAACTCCTTTTACAGATGAAACCAAAAATTTAATTGATGAACGAGAGTTTAAATTGATGAAGCCAAATACGATATTAATTAATACATCTCGTGGTGGCATTGTGAATGAAGAGGCCCTATATAAGGCTCTATCCAAGAACCAAATTTGGGGTGCGGGATTAGATGTATTTGATGAGGAGCCAATCTCAGCTGACCACCCACTGTTAAGTCTAAAAAATGTGGTAGTAACACCGCATATAGGAAGTGCTAGTATTCAAACACGAATGAGAATGGCAAAACTTGCTGCCGAAAACTTAATCTCTGTTTTACAAAAGAAACAATGTAGCTTTATCGTAAATTAACATAATTCACAATGAAAGTATACTGCGTTTGAATGAGTGAAGAACCATCACATTTACTAATGTAATTGGTGATCTAAATGTCGATACTTCATCTGGATCGATTGAGGTTAATAATAAAAGCGCAATGGAAAATATGGAGATCACTGCTTCCAGTGGATGTTGGTGTTACGTTATCAACTGACTGGAAGAAAAGTCAGAGAACCGAATTATTGGAACCATTGGTAATGCAGACTATCAACTAGTGGTTAGAACCTCTTCTGGAGATTTTAAACTAAACTAATAATATATATCAAGACCAAGGAGAGCCTAGGAATATAGGCTCTTTTTAGCTATAATTGTTGATTTCACCCTTGAGTAGACAGTCTTTTATGATATTAATTCATAATATTGTCCAGTAAGGGAAAAATAGGATAAAAACTGGGCACTGGGGGGGAACTAATTGAACCAAGAGCAACTAGAAATGTACAATAAATTAAAAGATTTACAGGGACAAGTCCTCAAGTTATATAAAGAATATTGGCACCTTTATTCAGATATTAGTACATGGCAATTTTGGCTTATTTGTTTACTTTTTTTTCTAGGCCCTTTGGTCACATTATTTTTTCTACTTGATCGTGAAAATAAATTTTTACTTGGTTTTTATGGATTAAATGTACACATTTGGTTTAGTTATATAGATATCTGGGGATCCGGTCAGGGGTTATGGGGTTATCCATATAAGTTTATTCCTTTTCTACCAGGTAATTTATCTCTAGATGCTGCCCTTATCCCAACTTTATTTATGTTAGTTTATCAATGGACGTTAAAGCATAAAAAGAATTATTACTTATATACAATTATATTATCGCTATTCTTATCTTTTATATTTAAACCACTCTTGAATTTACATACCTTATTTTTGCTACATAAAGGAACAAATTATCTTCATTTGCTTTTAGGATATATAGTGGTTTTATTAATGGCTAAAGTGATTACAAATGTATTTATAAAATTGCCTGATATAAAAAGAAAATAGGAAATGTTTACAGCCCTCCCTAGTGATTAGGGCTTTTTTTTTGAAATGAAAAATGAAGTAAATTTATAAAAACGGACTTTGGAATCGTCACCAGTAAAGTCCACAGGTTACTAGACGTAGAGTGTTACGGTTTTTTGAAATAAGTCAATTTTGTGAAATATAAAGGTGAAAAGTTGACTAGTGACACTTTGTCATATATCATAATATCTATAAAGTGACACGATGTCACATTGTTCCTTGGCAGTGTTAGTCCGATGGTTTAAAAAAGGAGAATTTGTTGATGAGCTTACAGACAAATGAAACTGAAAATATGAAAGAATTAAAAACAGAATTGATTAGATTCATGATGGCTTATAAATTTGCTCTAGATGAAGTAAACACTAAAATTGATATTTTGAAGCAAGAATTCAAATTTATCCATGAATACAATCCAATTGAACACGTTAGTTCACGAGTTAAGTCCCCTGAAAGCATTCTAAAAAAGATTCGTCAAAAAGAGCTTATGCTTTCATTACCAATCATAAGAGAAAATATTCGAGATATAGCTGGAATTCGTATCACTTGTTCATTCATTTCAGATATTTATAAGATTAGTGAAATGCTTGAGAAGCAAAAAGATATTAAAGTCGTTCAGTGTAAGGACTATATAAAAACTCCAAAATCTAATGGATATAGAAGCCTACATCTTATTATTGAAATTCCAATTTTTATGTCAGACAGAGTTGAGAATGTTTATGTAGAAATTCAAATTCGAACCATTGCGATGGATTTCTGGGCAAGTCTGGAACATAAAATTTATTATAAATACAACAATGAAATCCCGCAAAAGATGAAGACTGAATTGAAGGAGGCAGCAAATTCAGCTGCTGAATTAGACATAAAGATGGAGAAAATTCATCAGGAAATGAACTTGCTCAAGGAAATGTCTGAACCTGATGATGATAATTTTCAAGAACTATTTATAGACAACATAAAGTTTAATCTTCCTAATAATTTTTTAAATTTAAGCAAGGGTCTAATAAATAATAGCAAATAGGAGGAACATTTTGATGATGATGTTTAATCAGGATATCCCTAATTTTGTTCATAAAGAGTTGGAAAAAATCAATGAGGTTTTATCACCAATTACTAAAAAGGTTGCAAAATATAGATTATGGTCTTTTCCATTAATCTGTATATCCCTAATTAATTTATACTTGATGGTGATGATGCTACCAAGTATTCGAGAAGTTGTGCCAACAATCATTTTATATGCGGTATTGGGAGCTATTGGAATGGCTTTAGGTAAGGAAGCAAAACATTACCAATTACAGTTGCAAACTCAAAGTACAGAATATATCATCAAACGAATCAATGAAAGCGATATTGAATCTGATCAAATAAAAGCAAGGTATACAAGATTAATCAATGACAATCCAAAGAATTCAATGAATTACTTTATTGAATTCTTACAAAAGGAAAATAGTCATAGAAATGGTAGTGGGATAGGAGCGAATTGAATTGCCTAAAATAACCTTTCATAATTTACCTGATGATAAAAAACAAAAATTAATCCAGGCTGTAAAAAAGGAATTTTCGAGGGTACCTGTGTATGAAGCTTCGATCTCAAACATTATAAAAACAGCTAACATCCCACGTGGAAGCTTTTATCAATACTTTGAAGACAAAGAGGATGCTTATTATTATTTGTTGAATGAAATGGTTCTAGAATTAAATAACGTATTTATTGCGCTGTTAACGAAGCACGAAGGCAATTTATTTGAGGCAATGGTTGATTTGTTTAAGTTAATCATTGACGAGGATGAGAATTTTTACCTATTAAAAAATTCCTTTTCAAATATGTCATATAAAGTTGAGGATAAATTTTCAGGAATTTTTAGTGATTATCATAATAGTAATGAAAAAATTGAAAAAATAAGTTTATACATCAATAAAAAGACTCTAAACATTAATGATGACCGTGAAATATTTTTTATGATGCAAATCATTTCTGCAGTAACGCTACGGAATTTTGTAGAGAAATTTGCGAAGGATTTAACAAAAGAAGAAGCAATTAAAAATTATATCATTGAAATGAACATGTTGAAGAATGGTCTTGCTAAGAAACTTGAATAGGAAGGTGTTGGGGGATTATGTATTACTGAATACGTAGTCCTTATTTATTACTATTTATTGGGGTTAAAACCAACTAAAACAAAATAAATAAAAGTAAATAAAGAAAAAACGGGTGATATTATATTTTTTTTCATGTATAATTTAGAAAAAGATAAATTTTGAACACTATGTGAACATATAACTTGGCCTGTAAATAAGGGGAAGTGGGGAGATATTGTGAAAGTATCGTTATTTATTACATGTCTTGCTGATATCTTTTATTCTAACGTTGGAAAAGATACGGTAGAGGTATTAGAAAAGGTTGGTTGCGAGGTTCATTTTCCAGAACAACAAACATGCTGTGGGCAGCCTGCGTATAATAGTGGCTATCATAAGGAAACAAAAGAAGTGGCAAAGCATATGATTCGTACGTTTGAGGATTCAGAATATGTCGTTTCTCCTTCCGGATCTTGTGTTTCGATGCTACAAGAATATACACATTTATTTAAAGATGATGAAGTATGGAAAAAAAGAGCCGAAAATCTTGCAAACAAATCCTATGAACTTACTCAATTTTTAGTAGATGTCTTAAAAGTGGAAAATATTAAAGCTAGTTTAAATGCCAAAGCAACTTATCACAAGTCATGTCACATGACACGTTTACTAGGAGTGAAAGAAGCACCATTAAAGCTTCTTGAAAATGTAGAAGGGTTAGAAATGTCACCGCTTCCAAATAGCCATGATTGTTGTGGTTTTGGTGGAACATTTTCGGTAAAGATGGGGCCAATTTCAGAGCAAATGGTAGATGAAAAAGTACGACATATTGAAGAAACAAATTCTGAGATTTTAATAGGTTCAGATTGTGGTTGTTTAATGAATATTGGAGGGCGTATTAATCGTCAAGGAAAACCAATAAAAATTATGCACATTGCTGAAGTGCTGAATAGTGAGGTGAAATAAAACATGCCAATGAAGATAGGTGATGAAAAGTTCTTTAATCGAGTCGAGAGCGGGATTAATAACGGCTTTATGAGAAATGCAGTAGCCTCTGCTCAAGAACGAATGCAAGGAAGACGATTGACTGCTACAGAAGAACTGGGGAATTGGGAAGAATGGCGAGAATTAGGTGAAGAGATTCGCACACATACACTA
Encoded here:
- a CDS encoding serine/threonine protein kinase, with the protein product MNQDWQIATDSLSQIKISSNPNNEPVSISGNAEKLRCIGVGTDAAVFQHNDLPAYAFKIYANDKSGKIKIEAEVYNILGSSPYFSTCYASNDHFLVLSYEEGITLFDCILQGIHISEQVVEDVEKARAYVREQGLNPRDIHLKNILLQNGRAKILDVSEYIKPGNDYRWEHLKKGYEEYYHLIDGKSVPFWLVETVRKWYNQWNKYSSSFEEFMNNVMKNTPFRR
- a CDS encoding 2-hydroxyacid dehydrogenase: MKQRIYITRKISNEIVEWLKQFVDVKMWMEEETPVPRAILQKEIREVDGLYCLLTEQVDRELINQANNLKVISNMAVGYNNIDIEYAAKKGIAVTNTPGVLTETTADLTFSLLMATARRLGEAEQFLREGKWTTWSPMLLTGQDIYGTTLGIIGLGRIGEAVARRAKGFGMKIIYYNRNRKPNVERELNLTYYPFEELLKTADYICILTPFTDETKNLIDEREFKLMKPNTILINTSRGGIVNEEALYKALSKNQIWGAGLDVFDEEPISADHPLLSLKNVVVTPHIGSASIQTRMRMAKLAAENLISVLQKKQCSFIVN
- a CDS encoding CBO0543 family protein — translated: MNQEQLEMYNKLKDLQGQVLKLYKEYWHLYSDISTWQFWLICLLFFLGPLVTLFFLLDRENKFLLGFYGLNVHIWFSYIDIWGSGQGLWGYPYKFIPFLPGNLSLDAALIPTLFMLVYQWTLKHKKNYYLYTIILSLFLSFIFKPLLNLHTLFLLHKGTNYLHLLLGYIVVLLMAKVITNVFIKLPDIKRK
- a CDS encoding GTP pyrophosphokinase, with protein sequence MSLQTNETENMKELKTELIRFMMAYKFALDEVNTKIDILKQEFKFIHEYNPIEHVSSRVKSPESILKKIRQKELMLSLPIIRENIRDIAGIRITCSFISDIYKISEMLEKQKDIKVVQCKDYIKTPKSNGYRSLHLIIEIPIFMSDRVENVYVEIQIRTIAMDFWASLEHKIYYKYNNEIPQKMKTELKEAANSAAELDIKMEKIHQEMNLLKEMSEPDDDNFQELFIDNIKFNLPNNFLNLSKGLINNSK
- a CDS encoding DUF5392 family protein, which gives rise to MMMFNQDIPNFVHKELEKINEVLSPITKKVAKYRLWSFPLICISLINLYLMVMMLPSIREVVPTIILYAVLGAIGMALGKEAKHYQLQLQTQSTEYIIKRINESDIESDQIKARYTRLINDNPKNSMNYFIEFLQKENSHRNGSGIGAN
- a CDS encoding TetR/AcrR family transcriptional regulator, encoding MPKITFHNLPDDKKQKLIQAVKKEFSRVPVYEASISNIIKTANIPRGSFYQYFEDKEDAYYYLLNEMVLELNNVFIALLTKHEGNLFEAMVDLFKLIIDEDENFYLLKNSFSNMSYKVEDKFSGIFSDYHNSNEKIEKISLYINKKTLNINDDREIFFMMQIISAVTLRNFVEKFAKDLTKEEAIKNYIIEMNMLKNGLAKKLE
- a CDS encoding (Fe-S)-binding protein — its product is MKVSLFITCLADIFYSNVGKDTVEVLEKVGCEVHFPEQQTCCGQPAYNSGYHKETKEVAKHMIRTFEDSEYVVSPSGSCVSMLQEYTHLFKDDEVWKKRAENLANKSYELTQFLVDVLKVENIKASLNAKATYHKSCHMTRLLGVKEAPLKLLENVEGLEMSPLPNSHDCCGFGGTFSVKMGPISEQMVDEKVRHIEETNSEILIGSDCGCLMNIGGRINRQGKPIKIMHIAEVLNSEVK